A stretch of DNA from Candidatus Poribacteria bacterium:
CGATTATTACAAACGCATGGGTCAGGATCCGCCCTTCAAGATTCCCGATAATGATCTGGAAAGGTGCGATCTGGCTGAGGAAGGAGAAGAGGAGGAATAGCCGTGCTCTTAGGCGCTCATGTTCCCGCAGCCGGTGGGTTACATAAAGCGATCGCCTTTGCCGAGAAGTTGGGGTGTCAATCCATCCAGATCTTCACACGTAGCCCCCGCTCATGGAGGGCGAAACCCCTCACATCAAAGGAGATCGACGCCTTCCGGGAGGCGTGGCGGAACTCCTCCGTCATGGAGATACTGGGACATGACTGTTATTTAACCAACCTCGCTTCCCCTAAGCCCGAAACGATCGATAAATCCGTCGCCTCCTTCGTCGATCAGATGGAGCGATGCCAGGCTCTAGGTATAAGATATCTCGTCACGCACCTGGGCTCACATTTGGGTTCTGGTGAGGAGGAGGGGTTAAAGAGGTTCGTCGAAAATCTCTCCCGCGCCGTCTCGATGGCGGAGGCGCCGGACGTGATCGTCCTGCTTGAAACCACCGCCGGCCAGGGAACCAACCTGGGTTATACCTTTGAACAGATAAGATATGTTCTCGACGCGGCGGAGCCTAAAGGTAGATATGCCGTATGTTATGATACATGCCATACCTTCGCTGCCGGGTATGATATCACCACGCCGGAAGGATATAATGAGACGCTGGGCAGATTTGAGGATATAATAGGGTTGGAGAAGCTCAAAGCGTTTCATCTGAACGACTCCAAATTTCCATCCGGTAGCCGTAAGGACAGACATGAACACATCGGCGAGGGTATGATGGGACTTGATCCCTTCAGGATGCTGCTCAATGACGATAGATTCTCTTCCCTTCCAGGGGTGTTGGAGACGCCTGATTCCCTGGAGATGTTCGAGCGGAA
This window harbors:
- a CDS encoding deoxyribonuclease IV — encoded protein: MLLGAHVPAAGGLHKAIAFAEKLGCQSIQIFTRSPRSWRAKPLTSKEIDAFREAWRNSSVMEILGHDCYLTNLASPKPETIDKSVASFVDQMERCQALGIRYLVTHLGSHLGSGEEEGLKRFVENLSRAVSMAEAPDVIVLLETTAGQGTNLGYTFEQIRYVLDAAEPKGRYAVCYDTCHTFAAGYDITTPEGYNETLGRFEDIIGLEKLKAFHLNDSKFPSGSRKDRHEHIGEGMMGLDPFRMLLNDDRFSSLPGVLETPDSLEMFERNLEILRGLVESSP